The genomic interval TGCGTTGGCGGTTTCGTCTAGACCCACCgggggggtgggggggtACCTGGTACCTGACGGGAAGCGGGCGGGCCCGTAGTCGAGGCAGGTACTGGGGACAACCGTGGGCTCCTCACGGATGAGATGTGTCATGTCGGCTATACATACACCAATTAAATAAGTGTCGCTGGCGGTTTCATGACACTTAATTAGTGGGCGCATGACAGGTCGAGTGATTACAATCTCAGGGTTTCAGTGTCCCTGAGGGGTGGGGAGAGGGGTTAGTTGACTAGTGGAAGTATGTATCCATCGGATCGGATATATATTATTGTGCAGGTGTCGCGGATGGTCGCAGCCTTTGTTGGTCATACAGTGCGGGTGGAAATATATAGATCTTCTGCGCGGTAGATCTACCAGCTCTGACGACTATTAGATGGAATTTGTTTCCATCTATCCTTACTTCGTTACTCCAAGGAAAATGGGGAATATTGCTGACAGAAACCCGGATATCGCAATAAGCACGATGAAGCCGAAAAGAATATAGATCTAGCAAAACACAAATAACCCAAACTACCACAGAACTACGTCGGGCAGTTCGACCATATGTTCTAGTACATACACGCTCTCACCTATCTACTCTGCCGGATATGCCTTGTTCGGAGTCCCACGAAGATCATCGTGAAGGCCGCCAACACCTCCGGGAGGAATAAGAGAAGCACGCGCACTGCAATAGTCCCGTGGATTGGGCTGAGATCCTTGTCTTGTGTGGCGACCATAACCATGTTGTAGATAACACGGATTCCGATGAAAATAAGCGAGACGAGGGCGCCCTGGAGGAGCTATAGGAAGAGGCATCATCAGCGACCAAGCTGAATAACGAGCGGGAATGGCTATGCTTACCGCAGTTCCACCTCGGTATCCAGGAGCATCCATCTTTCCCTGAAAGTGCAGGAGGGAGAACAGCCCCCAGAAGATCTGGAAAACCCAGGTCACGACAATCAAAGCCACACCGGCTTTCCAGTGCGTCAGACTGTCAGGCTTCGGGTGACCTTCATAGATATCCAAGGAACCTGTAATTGTGAGggccagagcagcagccatgaGGCCTGTGGTACCAATGACGACGCATAAACCGACAACGCGGCCGTGTGATGGGTTCCGATGCGTTCGCCTGATAGAACCCGGTCAGTTGTCAGTTCGGCAGAGGGAGGAAAATGGAGAACATACCCTTCATGGATCAATCCGTCAACTGCTAGAATTAAAGGCGTAAGACCCACACTCTGGATGATATTGGCAGCTAGGCCATTGCTATCATGAACACCTAGTGCACCACCGATCATTCGGGCAAAGCAGAAAACGGTGAGGTAGTACCAAGGCAGGAATCCGCTCC from Penicillium psychrofluorescens genome assembly, chromosome: 5 carries:
- a CDS encoding uncharacterized protein (ID:PFLUO_007350-T1.cds;~source:funannotate) → MNGIFPADLAVYLLLIPVVIYVFICHRWSGFLPWYYLTVFCFARMIGGALGVHDSNGLAANIIQSVGLTPLILAVDGLIHEGRTHRNPSHGRVVGLCVVIGTTGLMAAALALTITGSLDIYEGHPKPDSLTHWKAGVALIVVTWVFQIFWGLFSLLHFQGKMDAPGYRGGTALLQGALVSLIFIGIRVIYNMVMVATQDKDLSPIHGTIAVRVLLLFLPEVLAAFTMIFVGLRTRHIRQSR